The following are from one region of the Arachis duranensis cultivar V14167 chromosome 10, aradu.V14167.gnm2.J7QH, whole genome shotgun sequence genome:
- the LOC107468972 gene encoding uncharacterized protein LOC107468972, translating to MRFLKPIIRPSMFKLSLPITPDELPNRTPYLDLVVPDGRNNPCRCFWTQLQSGKIALTRGWEEFYQMYKINLDSMLYFTHKGNSTFQVKIFDFGGIENSYQLRDPEEPPYIRTGNYEITKCINIPPSASARVVAAKVKSKWPFFVMDLTARMMSSRLLSNVPHLSHFTGQRHPLILTHGHIQVEATYTRYSGKRDGSFGVISGGWENFASLCNFKPGGVGVFEVISTEPVTIIKVRCR from the exons ATGAGGTTTCTGAAGCCAATAATAAGGCCTTCAATGTTCAAACTG TCATTACCTATAACTCCCGATGAGCTACCAAACCGTACCCCCTACCTGGACCTGGTTGTGCCTGACGGAAGGAATAACCCCTGTCGGTGCTTCTGGACGCAGCTCCAAAGTGGCAAAATTGCATTGACTCGAGGCTGGGAGGAGTTCTATCAGATGTACAAAATCAATCTGGACTCCATGCTATATTTCACACACAAAGGAAATTCCACTTTCCAAGTCAAGATTTTTGATTTTGGTGGCATTGAGAACTCATACCAACTCCGTGATCCTGAAGAACCACCATATATAAGGACTGGTAATTATGAAATTACAAAGTGTATCAACATACCTCCTTCAGCCAGTGCTAGAGTGGTTGCCGCAAAGGTCAAAAGCAAGTGGCCTTTCTTTGTGATGGACCTAACTGCTCGCATGATGTCGTCGCGATTATTG TCGAATGTCCCCCATCTCAGTCACTTCACTGGTCAGAGACACCCTCTCATCCTCACACATGGCCACATACAGGTCGAAGCTACATATACAAGGTACAGTGGAAAAAGGGATGGTAGCTTTGGCGTTATTTCTGGAGGATGGGAGAACTTTGCTTCATTGTGCAACTTCAAGCCAGGTGGCGTGGGTGTCTTCGAGGTGATATCAACGGAGCCAGTGACGATCATCAAGGTTCGATGCAGATAG